From the genome of Scytonema hofmannii PCC 7110, one region includes:
- a CDS encoding NAD(P)H-quinone oxidoreductase subunit F has translation MTELLIQTTWLIPFYGLLGAILTLPWSTGIIRRTGPRFAAYFNLVTTFSAYIHGLVVFSALWNQPPQEFFIHWFKVADLDLSFALEISSVSVGAIELVTGLSLLAQLFALGYMSKDYGLARFFALMGFFEGAMSGLALSNSLLLSYGWLELLTLSTYLLVGFWYAQPLVITAARDAFLTKRVGDILLLMGVVGLSTLTDSTNFPDLYQWAQTTHLPSQTLALLCLALIAGPTGKCAQFPLHLWLDEAMEAPAPASVLRNSLVVSCGAYVLVKLQPILSISPIALTTLVVIGTITAVGSSLVAISQIDIKRALSHSTSAYMGLVFIAVGMQSTNFALMVILAHAIAKALLFMSISCVITTTNTQDLTEMGGLGKTMPITASAFAIGTAGIIGLLPLSSFETFSQEIEPLQFNALWLASILLLVNALTAFNLTRVFRLVFLGSSQAKTRRAPEVGWQMALPMVILAVTTLCVPFMLRSLDLIPSWKAMNISETLLQLLSLVLGCGIGALIKLRRVWLRPAQKTAKFFHEMLAYDFYISQIYRISVVFAVKQLSKFTAWFDRFILDGSVNLLGLGTVFSGQSLKYSVSGKSQIYVLTILLGLSFLTIFSIVSG, from the coding sequence ATGACAGAACTTCTCATTCAAACGACCTGGCTAATACCGTTCTACGGCTTGCTAGGAGCAATCCTCACCCTGCCGTGGTCAACGGGCATTATCCGGCGCACAGGTCCTCGCTTTGCTGCCTACTTCAATCTTGTCACGACTTTCAGCGCTTACATTCACGGTTTAGTCGTCTTCAGCGCCCTGTGGAACCAACCACCCCAAGAGTTCTTCATCCACTGGTTTAAAGTCGCGGATTTAGACCTATCATTTGCCCTAGAAATCTCATCAGTAAGCGTCGGGGCGATAGAACTCGTGACAGGTTTAAGTCTGTTAGCACAGTTATTTGCCCTAGGATACATGTCCAAGGACTATGGACTAGCTCGCTTCTTTGCTCTCATGGGATTTTTTGAAGGAGCAATGAGTGGTTTAGCACTTTCCAATTCCTTACTGCTATCTTACGGGTGGTTAGAATTGCTCACCCTATCAACATACTTACTAGTAGGGTTTTGGTACGCACAACCTTTAGTCATAACAGCCGCTCGTGATGCGTTTTTGACCAAACGAGTCGGAGACATTCTGCTACTGATGGGAGTTGTAGGGCTTTCAACTTTAACAGATAGCACAAACTTTCCTGATTTATATCAATGGGCGCAAACAACACATTTACCATCACAAACACTCGCACTATTATGCTTGGCACTTATAGCAGGTCCAACAGGAAAATGCGCTCAATTCCCCCTCCATTTGTGGCTTGATGAAGCAATGGAAGCGCCCGCTCCAGCATCAGTTTTGCGGAACTCCCTCGTTGTTTCTTGCGGTGCTTATGTGTTGGTAAAACTTCAACCAATTCTATCCATTTCACCTATTGCCCTCACAACTTTAGTTGTTATTGGTACAATCACTGCTGTTGGTTCCTCACTTGTTGCCATTTCTCAAATCGATATCAAACGCGCTCTTTCTCACTCCACAAGCGCATACATGGGGTTGGTGTTTATTGCAGTGGGAATGCAATCCACAAACTTTGCCCTCATGGTGATTTTAGCTCATGCGATCGCCAAAGCTTTGTTATTTATGAGTATTAGTTGTGTCATCACAACAACCAACACCCAAGACCTTACAGAAATGGGAGGGTTAGGAAAAACCATGCCCATTACAGCCAGTGCTTTTGCCATAGGTACAGCTGGAATCATTGGATTATTACCACTGAGCAGTTTTGAGACTTTTTCACAAGAAATTGAGCCATTGCAGTTCAATGCTCTTTGGTTAGCGAGTATCCTACTTCTCGTGAATGCTCTCACCGCATTTAACCTCACTCGCGTGTTTCGTTTAGTTTTCTTAGGTTCATCTCAAGCCAAAACTCGTCGTGCGCCTGAAGTAGGATGGCAAATGGCATTACCAATGGTTATTTTAGCAGTAACTACTTTATGTGTACCCTTCATGCTGCGAAGTCTCGATCTGATACCATCATGGAAAGCCATGAATATCTCAGAAACCTTGCTGCAACTGCTATCTCTCGTTTTAGGTTGTGGAATTGGAGCACTCATTAAACTGCGACGAGTTTGGTTAAGACCGGCACAAAAAACAGCAAAATTCTTCCATGAGATGCTAGCTTACGATTTCTATATCAGTCAGATTTACCGTATCAGTGTTGTTTTTGCTGTAAAGCAGTTGTCCAAATTCACAGCTTGGTTCGATCGCTTCATTCTAGATGGCTCGGTAAACTTATTAGGATTAGGCACCGTTTTTAGCGGTCAAAGCCTGAAATACAGCGTCTCTGGAAAATCTCAAATTTACGTTCTCACAATTTTATTAGGTCTCAGCTTTTTA
- a CDS encoding SulP family inorganic anion transporter — MRSILNMKNQNLLTNEVPASFVVFLVALPLCMGIAIASGVPPARGIVTGIIGGLVVNAVSGSPLLVSGPAAGLAVIVAEVVQQYGIDMLGPILILAGVIQLLAGVFKLGQLFRAMSPAVIYGMLSGIGVLILASQFHVMLDDKPRSHGLENLFTIPKTIYKALFPMDGSAHHIAALLGIVTIAILILWEKFKPQRLKLIPGALVSIVITTTIATTYKLPVDYVDVPSNLLEAIQLPSLSTLPRLIHAPILLEAIAIAFIASAESLLSAAAVDKLHSGPRTDFDRELAAQGFGNILCGILGALPMTGVIVRSSVNVEAGAKTRLSAMLHGLWLLILVIAAPGLLRIIPTSGLAAILVYTGYKLIEVEHIQSLRKYGRFPLVIFFATLIAIVATELLTGVLIGIVLTAISLIYRISKLNIQVLRDEKNRRVDMYLEGAATFVRLPKLANILDHIPPKTQLHVHLDNLAYIDHSCLDLFSTWAKQQEQTGSSLIVQWDRLLERNRKVYTAGHS, encoded by the coding sequence ATGAGAAGTATACTCAATATGAAGAATCAAAATTTATTAACCAACGAAGTCCCAGCATCATTTGTTGTATTTTTGGTCGCCCTTCCTCTTTGTATGGGAATTGCCATTGCATCGGGAGTTCCGCCAGCCCGTGGTATAGTCACGGGAATAATAGGAGGGCTAGTTGTGAATGCTGTATCTGGTTCTCCGTTACTTGTCAGTGGACCAGCCGCAGGGCTTGCTGTCATTGTTGCAGAAGTCGTTCAGCAATATGGCATTGATATGCTCGGTCCCATACTTATCTTGGCTGGGGTCATCCAATTACTTGCAGGAGTCTTTAAACTCGGTCAGTTGTTTCGCGCCATGTCTCCTGCTGTCATATATGGAATGCTTTCAGGTATTGGCGTACTGATTTTGGCATCTCAGTTTCACGTCATGCTTGACGATAAACCCCGTTCCCACGGTTTGGAGAATTTGTTTACCATTCCCAAAACCATTTACAAAGCACTATTTCCAATGGATGGTAGCGCCCATCACATTGCTGCTTTATTAGGTATCGTCACCATTGCCATTCTGATTCTCTGGGAAAAATTCAAGCCACAGCGCCTCAAACTTATACCAGGCGCACTAGTCTCGATCGTTATTACAACAACAATTGCCACCACATATAAATTACCTGTTGACTATGTGGATGTTCCGTCCAACCTTCTAGAAGCTATTCAACTTCCATCTTTAAGCACCTTACCACGCCTCATTCATGCCCCCATCTTACTAGAAGCAATTGCGATCGCATTCATTGCCAGTGCAGAAAGCTTACTCTCAGCCGCCGCAGTTGATAAACTTCATAGCGGACCGAGAACCGATTTTGACCGGGAATTAGCAGCACAAGGATTTGGCAATATCCTGTGTGGAATACTTGGTGCTTTACCAATGACAGGCGTAATAGTTCGCAGTTCTGTTAACGTGGAAGCCGGTGCAAAAACAAGACTCTCTGCCATGCTACACGGACTTTGGTTGCTGATTTTAGTTATTGCAGCACCTGGACTCTTAAGAATAATTCCCACATCCGGTCTAGCAGCCATACTAGTTTATACTGGCTATAAATTGATAGAAGTAGAACACATTCAAAGCCTGAGGAAATACGGGCGTTTTCCTCTTGTCATCTTCTTTGCCACTTTAATTGCAATTGTCGCCACCGAACTTTTAACAGGAGTTCTGATTGGAATTGTCTTGACAGCAATTTCACTGATTTACAGAATTTCTAAGCTGAACATCCAAGTTCTTAGAGATGAAAAAAATCGACGAGTAGATATGTATCTAGAAGGCGCAGCAACATTTGTAAGACTGCCAAAACTGGCAAACATCTTAGACCACATCCCTCCAAAGACACAATTGCACGTTCATCTAGATAATTTAGCTTACATAGATCATTCCTGCCTTGACCTTTTCTCAACCTGGGCAAAACAACAAGAACAAACGGGTAGTTCCCTCATAGTTCAGTGGGATAGACTTTTAGAACGCAACCGAAAAGTTTATACCGCCGGACATTCTTAA
- a CDS encoding efflux RND transporter periplasmic adaptor subunit: MGQRFESRVEEQGNDTIKPILTQSDSASLIEIESRRKYRAGVKWLMTSTGVVLFGMGGWAVYNYFFHRPVSPVAVSLIPVQRGNVEVTVTEAGTVELGGQQTLKAPQDVTVEQVLVKEGQRVFSGQSLLVLRDREVEQKFPEQLLENRKNEETLIRRQQVVAEKQKTFKDIQMRFRESQQAFERGLIPEFEKLKNAQKRLKRSQELMQLGIIPDRELESNEERVTDARVALRNAEDKLETDKQKVNEALAAVKDAESEQRKAALDTRRGQEKLRELEQQLSDRFLKAPIDGIVLKLEVNSGNGVKTESKLLTLGNPAKEIVRLKLTTLNAAKVRINQVARVSTIGPNPKVFNARVINLSPQATNPTSSGDSGSSFMGSSSGNQTKVDAIVSLDQPSKTLIPGSQVSVEVIQDRRINVLIIPLEVLQTGERPFVWVKDRESRAQKREVTLGLQALTAVEVKSGLREGDRVVQVAPTQTMTPNSPIQETSR; encoded by the coding sequence ATGGGGCAGAGGTTTGAGTCAAGGGTGGAGGAACAAGGCAACGATACTATAAAACCAATCCTGACTCAGTCGGATTCTGCGAGTCTCATAGAAATTGAGAGTCGGCGCAAATATCGAGCAGGAGTTAAGTGGCTCATGACATCAACGGGAGTGGTGTTGTTTGGAATGGGTGGATGGGCTGTTTACAATTATTTCTTTCATCGTCCAGTATCTCCTGTGGCGGTCAGTCTAATTCCAGTTCAACGTGGTAATGTTGAAGTCACAGTCACTGAGGCAGGGACTGTTGAGCTAGGTGGGCAGCAGACTTTGAAAGCTCCACAGGATGTAACTGTGGAGCAAGTTCTGGTCAAAGAAGGACAGAGAGTGTTCTCAGGACAGTCTTTACTAGTACTGCGCGATCGCGAAGTAGAACAGAAATTTCCAGAACAACTGCTCGAAAACAGAAAGAACGAAGAGACTTTAATTCGGCGTCAACAGGTAGTCGCGGAGAAACAAAAGACGTTTAAAGATATTCAAATGCGGTTCCGGGAGTCCCAACAAGCATTCGAGCGAGGTCTGATCCCTGAGTTTGAGAAATTGAAAAACGCCCAGAAGCGGCTTAAAAGATCCCAAGAACTGATGCAGTTGGGCATCATTCCTGATCGAGAATTAGAAAGCAATGAAGAGAGGGTAACTGATGCTCGTGTAGCGTTGAGGAATGCAGAAGATAAGCTAGAAACCGATAAACAAAAGGTGAATGAAGCACTTGCAGCAGTGAAGGATGCGGAATCGGAACAACGCAAGGCAGCATTGGATACGCGACGAGGTCAAGAGAAGTTACGGGAACTTGAGCAACAGTTGAGCGATCGCTTCCTAAAAGCACCAATAGACGGTATTGTGCTTAAGCTAGAGGTCAATTCAGGGAATGGAGTCAAGACAGAAAGTAAACTGCTGACCTTGGGGAACCCGGCGAAAGAAATTGTGCGACTAAAACTGACCACACTTAACGCTGCTAAAGTACGCATCAATCAAGTTGCTCGTGTCAGCACAATCGGTCCGAACCCTAAAGTTTTTAACGCTAGGGTGATTAATCTCTCTCCTCAAGCAACCAATCCAACATCTAGTGGTGACTCTGGGTCGTCCTTTATGGGTTCATCTTCTGGGAATCAGACAAAGGTAGATGCGATCGTTTCACTCGATCAGCCGAGTAAGACGTTAATTCCGGGTAGTCAAGTCAGTGTTGAGGTAATTCAAGATCGACGAATAAACGTACTGATAATTCCTTTGGAGGTCTTACAGACGGGAGAGCGACCTTTTGTCTGGGTTAAGGATCGAGAAAGTAGAGCACAAAAACGCGAAGTGACTCTTGGTTTACAAGCGTTGACTGCGGTAGAGGTCAAGTCTGGTTTACGCGAAGGCGATCGAGTTGTCCAAGTTGCGCCCACCCAAACAATGACTCCAAACTCTCCCATACAGGAGACATCAAGATGA